In Lolium rigidum isolate FL_2022 chromosome 7, APGP_CSIRO_Lrig_0.1, whole genome shotgun sequence, the DNA window ATATCCCGTTTAGTCCGCTCCTTCCAGCGAAATTACTGTTGTGGAGGGGATTCGAACCTGAGTGGGCTCGGCTTAGCACCCGAGCACAAGCCACCAAACTAAAACTTGGTTCTCAACTGAGTTTGGAGTTATTACTATTCatcttcttttgttttgtttcgaGATACTAATCAAACTTAGATCCATCTTCCACGACATCTTTTTATTGAAGTTGTATCAATGTGGTGTTTTTTCCTGCAAATTCTGCTGTGAAATTTTAGTTTATGCATACCTTGTACTTTGAAATGGAAAAGAAAATGACATAACCTATTTTAGTGAAAGATGAAAGCTATTAAATAAATCCAGCTGTCTCGGTCTCGGATACTAGTAGAAAGTTAGGTTCATTGCACACGGTTTGACACATTAATTGGATGATCGTTTGTGTGAATTATCATCGAAGAAAACCGGGAAGCAAACACATCAGTCCTCTCGTTGAAGTCGTAATGTTGCTAATTTACTTGGTAATCGGCTAAACGGGGTGAATAAGAAAACTAAGGCTCGCATTTGAGTAGGAGCTTGTGCTTTAGTTTGGGCAATCTGGAATTGCCGTAATGATGTTGTTTTCAACGGGTTGTAAAACTGAACTTTGTTATTCACGAGTCTGCTTCACCAATTCACATGTGGGCTTACCTTCCTCCCACTGATTAGCGGCAATCTATAGATATATCGGGTGCCATTGTTGATGGCGCTTATACGGGCTATTTTCATCCATAGTGGTTGGTTGCATACTAAATATGTACGAAATGCATAGAGGAGCTTTATTTATCTTGTTTATTAGATGGTAGATTTTTGAAAATACACATGCATGTTTCGATAAAGTTGGGACATCCTTGTTGGGTATTAGCGGAGGATTGTGATTCGGAAGTAATAAAATCCTTCGTGATGGCTTTCCCTGAAAGAAAAATAAGTTTGTTTCGTTGCACAAGTTCTCACAAATCGTATGGCTCTGGGTGAGGAAGAGAACTGGGAAGGAAACTTATCATTGCTCTGGTAGAACCTGTCCGGGCCCATACAGCAGACGCCCGAAACACTATAAAAAGAACGTACACCGAAGAAACCCCACGTAcgtgccactgacgggtggcccagtGAGCGGACCCAGCCTTAGGATCGCTTGCGTGTACAATCTCGCTCCAATTCCACATCCACCCCGCCTCCTCGCCACACAGCTGCACAAGCGCACATCCCACCACCGAACCCAATTACCCTCCTACCCTCGCCGCTTCCCCGCAACCACGAGCACGCCCTGCGGTCCGATCCTTCTGAACACACGCGCGGTGGCATGCTCGTAATTCAGCCGAAAACCGGTGGCCCTCCCCCACGCCGCGCAGTATAAATAGGGGCCAGCCCCCCTCCTCACGGCCCCCTTCTCTTATAAGCCACAATTTCTTCCTCtcgcctcctctcctccctctcctctcctccgatTTTTCTCTTCTCCTTTCCCTCGTCCTCTCCTTTGGCTCTTGGTTCCGTGGGAAGTTACCATCCTGCCCCTGGTGGGTCCCACCATTTTCCCAGataaatttttttccttttttttctctccTCGTATTTTATTTGCCTCCCATCAGAAACCGCTTTCCCCTCTTCATTTTTTTCCCACCCCAAAGAGAAAGACGGCCTCGTTCGCTGGGTGGTGACGTGGCCGGTTAAGGAGAGCCGTCGGATATGTCTCTGAGCGAGAAGCTGGAGGCGGCGCGCGTGGCGCTAGGCAAGCGCAAGGAGCGGGAGCTGCAGGCGCAGCTGCAGCAGATGGGCCCCACCCCCTCTCCAGCCACGGCTAAAGCTAAAGCCGAGCTGTCCACCAAGCCGGTCGGCAACAAGCTGCTGGCCGGGAACCTGGCCCACGAGTTCCTCACCCGCGGCACCGTGCTGGGCCGCCGGATCGAGCCGGCCCCCGCGGCCCCGGGCCGACGGATCGAGCCGGCGTGGCAGCCCGCTCGGCCCGAGCCCGAGCCGAAGCGCAGGTACGCCGAGGTGTCCTGGCTACTCATGGCCAACGGGGCCCACATCCCCGGCGTCGTCAACCCCACCCAGCTCGCCCACTGGCTCCAGATTAAGGACTGAAGCCGCCCGCACCGCCGCGCCATTTGCGCCCCAAGGATGGATGGAAGAAAGAAGCCACCACCAAGACAAAGCGGTTTCGCCGTCCGATCCCCCTCCCTCTCCATCCTCTAGTCAATTACTTACTAGCTCTTCTTCTTAGATCTAGCGAGAAAACTattactgttgttgttgttgttgtacttaGCTATATTATCTATCTCTGTTGGATGCATTGCCATTACCAGTATGCATCTACTTTTTCATTCCTGTATGTACTTAGCTATCATCATCATCCATGCGTGTTATTAATCTTGCTTTTCCATGCGCTCGAAAGCCGATAGGAAGAAATCGAAAGTGAGATAGATGGAAAGTGGATGGATCGCTCTCCTCTTGCCATATACGGGGACGCAGCGCGCATGGCGTGCGCGTCGATAACACCGGCAGATATAGCAGCGAACGCTTCCACGGTAGTTGGTCCCCGTGTTTTCCATCTCCATCAGTCTAGCCCGGTCACGGATGCATGGCATCGATGGGCATGGGTGCGCCGGCTAGGAAGTCCAGTCCATAAATACGGGCAGCTGGCGCCCACCGCCTGCGTGCCAGGGGAAACATCACCAGAGAACCAGAGTAGATAGATAGAGATCTGTATGTATCGTCGTCAAGGCCACCACCTGATTATTAGTGTTGATTATTATTCGGACAGGATCTCGCGCGCTGTGATGAATACCAAATGATGATTAAGGCATGATATATCCAGAGTGGTATGGTGAACTCGTGCAGGCCGGTGCACGGACCGGACGCCTTTGATCTTGCTGCTCCGCATACGTACCTATATAGGTGTGGTTTCTAAACAGATTTGTTTATTGGAGCAagcaaggaaaaggaatgatattatttttttgACGGTAGAAGGAAGGATGTTAGGTGCGCCCCAATCTTTGTTTCCGGAGGAAGAAGATTAGTTCGTCCTTGTTGTTGCCACCGATTTGATTGGTTGGCCCTTGTTCCTTCTAACTTCTTGTAACTACACCTGGTCCAGCTCGGCCTGTCATGCTTGCGTTTAAATATAGTACAGTGGGATCGCCGTTGATCCAGTCGGTTCATCGTCTACGTACGGGTCTCGCCGTCTGGGTCAATGGTTGTATGAGGGACGGAGGGAGGGTGGTGTGGAATGTGCCAGCAATCGGGAAACAAGTTTGTTGATCCTTGAGCACGTACTTGTGGTATGTGGCCTTGTTTTCCGGTATAGTTTATCCAGATTTTGCAATGGTCTCTTGCCGGTCATGGTGAAGACAGAAGCTGCCTACTGTGACGTACAGACTTGTACGtagagccgccgggcaaagcactCTCGAGGCAACTTCCCGGCATGGTCTCCGGCGAACACCGGAGCGACTAAACACGCCGTTGATCGTTTTCTTGTACTACTGCCATCGACAAATTCTTTTCTAGGACGAGATGGGGCCAGGCTGCCTTGTTGAACCGAATTTACAGCTCATAGGCGTTTTCTCAGCAGGTTTTAATTCTTGGATGGGTTGGTCGTCCGCAAGGATCGCTAGCTAGAGTGCTGGACAAAGCGACGGTTCACGTCATTCAAGGCTGCAAGCACCCGGCCGGGTGCTCTGTACTGATGATGTGCGTCCGAGAAGGATAATTAATGGAGTACATAGTCGAGTTGTTTTGtgccaacaacaacaaaaaacatatttttttccttctcttcttcTTACCTATAACGCGTGCCACTACCTATTTTGTTTGATTTCTCAAAATTATATAGTACGAGTTAGAGAAATATTGTGCACATCTTCGGATGTTTGGTTTGGGATATTGGATGCCCCGGTGGGGAAGACAAAGAAGAGCAGAGGAGGACGGAACTCGGAAGTCGGAAGGAAAGGATGATGTAGGGATGGGGATGAAGCGAGTTCACCGGCGACATAGAAGGGATGGGGATGGGGAGAGGGAATTGAACGATGGCCATCATAATAGCCTTGGGGTCACTGGCTAGGCGTCCGATAACTACGATGTGGTGACTTAGGGATCACTAAGTGAATATGCAACAAGCTTCTAGATGGGCCTAAAGGAAGGTTGAATCGGGATGCGGCAACTTGCAATCAGTGGCACATCGCATAGTGGTAGACGATGCGGTGACAAGTGCACAAAGaatgggggaggaggaggaggaggaggaaggggagctGTTGTGAGCGATGAGAAGCTCAGGGGAAGGGGAGGGCGCGACGAAGAAGATGGGAGCGTGTGAGAGGAAGAACACGTAATGAAAAGGTCCACATGTAGAGAATAAGGCCAAACCGTAGCAATGTAGTTTACTTCTTTAATGTTTCATTTCTATTATTTTGTGTTATGAGATCGGAGTTCTATTCACGCGTGGGAGGATGGGGCTTAACTATAATTACATGTGGCTACTCAGAACAACCTTGTGGTGGATGCCAGTAGTGGCATCACGTGTTCTAGGCGGTGTATGTTGCTTTTGCAAAGATAATACAATATGAAACGACGAGATGCAGTTCGTATATATAAGGGATGCCAAATGAGCAGTAGAAGGTGTATACAAATAGAAGATAAAATGTCATATGGTATGCGTAAGAAGGCATCAATGATGCCGAGACTCCTAACAATAGTTTCCTAGGTAGTAGGACTAGGGGTATATGCTATCGGAGAGATTGAGGTTCTGCACTATTTTCATAATTGTGTGATTCAATCGGAAATTATCCGAGTTGAGTGTTTCTGTAAATTGTGATAAAATAATGAAATTCAGTCATGATTTCATAATTTATCATGGTATAGCTTGTGCTTTCAGTGTTTTGAATGTCATTTCACTCAATCATGATGGTGATAGGGGAGGTATACATGCACTTGCCTCATCAATGTCACATTACAAAGTATTTCGATCGATTCATGCATTTCCTGTTTTCTTGACTTATAAATATATTTCGATGTTTATGTCTGTGGTTTGTGGACATACCTCTTGCTAACCATTGCACTGATGAAGAGACGACGGGTATAGGATGAGCCAAATCCATGCTAGTTAATCAGTTCACTTGTGGCAATATTTCAGAGTCCCTCCTAAAAAAATACATACATTTGTGACTCCTGCTGAATAACAAAATAAGGTATACATTTGTTAGTCACAAAATTAAACCAACATTGTGCGAGCAAAAAATTTCTTTTCCACCTTGTACTTGTTATCCCATATGGCTTACATGGGCGTTTTTGGCCAATTTTGTTGACATAGATGGCAAGAGTGTTTGCATATCCATTAAAAATATAGATTATGTTACATCAGTTTGCCAACAACAAGCAGGAAAATCACTACAAAAGATTACTCTAAGATAGAGAAAAAACACCATTATGCCTTCTCCTAAACAATAAACCGACTATCTTAGAGAAAGTGATACTCATTGATCATTTCCAAACTACACCTCCTCAAATCCTCATGGTGGCCACCTCACAAGGGCGAAGAGACTGGTGATGAAATATGCACCGATTGCTCTTCTTTCACACAGTTAAAAAAGCAAACAAAAGCGTGCCACTAAAGTTTCAGTGCAACTCCTTGCATTGGCGTGCAAGAATAAAACCCACAAAGGGTCAAGAGTGAAAGTGTATGCTTCCCTCATGAGTGATTTTGGTAATTCCTATGGGCTAATTATTTAATTGAGCTATATATGAAGGGATGTTTCATAGGAAATGCACAAATATCATTTGATGGTCATTCATTGACAAATGTTATGAAGATTAAGATATGCACTGAGTTTTGGTAATGACTTACAATTCTATATGGATCaaacttttatcaaattatatataAATAAATATTCCATAGTAGATATATGAAGACTATTGGATGGGTTAAATTATCAATGTGTTCAGTGATTAAGTCAAAATAGGGGAAAAAGTGAAGACCTTGCCTGGAAGCTATGAGTCAAAATAGGCATAAAATCATTGAGTTGAAGATATAATTATGTTATGCTCAAGAAGAAGACATGGAAGAGAAATCTAAGGCATGTGTTCGGTGATTAAGCTTGATACAATAAATATTAATTTCATACGAAGATGGACTAGTGAACATGATTGAGTTCATGGTAGGAGCTCAAATATTGTCATCATCGGGCCTATGAGTTGAGACATGGAGGATGAAGATCTTACAAAATAAACACAAGAGAATGATTTAAAACATAGCTTCTAGACAAGGTTACGAGATATCACGAGTTGAGTGATGGTTAACCAAGCCTTGAAGTGAGTACTCAAATCAAGAATTCATTGTGCATCTCGATAGATCATGATAGAGCATGAAGAAGACCAATGTGATGTTCATGGTGAATCCTGAAATAGACATGAGAAACTTGAGCATTTGGTGATCAATTCTTGGAGAAATGAAGGTTAAGTGAAGCTTTCATCATTACCTTCGTGATATCATCAAGATGGAGAGTGAAGGAGATATAAATGTTACCAGGATATGAAGTACAAAGATTAGATTCAAATTGTTCCATACAAAAGTGTAAATGATGTACATTTTGGGATCATGTGATCTAGTGGTGTGGTAAGTATTCTCTGGGTTTTAAAATAAGTGTCGCAACTTCATTTAGATACCGATGAATATATAACTAcaatgtgtctagatatattcTTATCTAGAAAAAACTACGATGACTTATTTTGGAAGGGAGGTAGTAGTTATCAACTAAGTTTGGTAGTTAATCCATGAAATATTGTTTGGTATTTTTATGTGGGTTAGTTAGGTATCACTCTGTTTTTGAAAAGGAAGGTTTCATGTAAGCACAtgtgaggatgacatcaagtggaatTGGTCATCGGTATtgagaagtgcaagttcaagataagcACCCCAATGAAATAATTATatgcttgaatcttgttatgtatTGTTGATAAAATTGAGAGTCTTCACCAAGAAAATACTAGACTGGTTCATTTCAACATTTATTCAAGAGAACCCAATATTTGTTTTAAAACATCTATCCTCTCTAGGTCTTTTCAAAGAGACATAGGTTTGTACAAAATCCAGTAGTAGGTATTcaattacaacccaccaaaaccgACCTAACCTCACCGTGAGGCAATTAAAAAAACATGATATATAGTCTCTCGCTCCAATCTACAAAGCACCAAACGATGTAGGAGCCAACCACAACTCTGAAGGTTAAATGCTGTAAAAATGTGATTATAAAGACAGCAAAGTGAAGAAACGACATTTTGATCCACCTTTAGACTTGTACATCTACCCGCTTGAAAAGGGTGGTAGCCACCAAAAAGTATGCAAGGTAAATGGACTTGACGGATTGAATACCGTTGAGCGAACCCACGTGAATTAAATAATCATATTAATTATTATGAAGGATGAGCATTAATCATAATGTTAAACCGAATGGGCGGGAAAAACTCCCACCCACCCTATACCTACTTCTCACGCGGTTTACATTGGAGTCTTTCAGCGTAATTAAACCGAATGGTCAGAAACAAACTACCTACATGTAGTTTACATCAGTTATATACATACCTGGCCATGGGAAGCCCAGTCCGGCCCGAAATTTCCGGGCTTGGGCCAGCCCGAGCATGCCtttgggccgggcctgggccacaAATTTAGGCccgatggtcgggccgggccAGTCCTGGGCTCGAGAAATGCGTCAAATAAGGAAGAGGACCGGCCCGAGGCCTGAGGCCCGATGGGTATTTCATGTGATGGGCCATGCTTGGACCAAAATTTCAGGCCCGATGGTCGGGCCAGGCTAGGCCCGGGCCTGGGTTTTTTGCGTCGGGCTTTGTTAGGCCCGGCCCAAAGAATGCCCAGGTATAGTTATATACTACCTTCATTTCGATAAATAAGGcttacaaatttagtcaaaagtcaaagtttactaagtttgaccaaatgCAAAGAAGAAAATATAGATATCTACAACATGAAACAAATAGATTATGAAAATATATCTTACGGTGAATCTACTAATAATGAATTGACATCGTAAATGTTTATGTTTTTGTCTATAAaaagttggtcaaacttaaagGATGTTGAATTTTAACTAAATTTATGAGTCTTATTCATTGGAATGTTGGGATTACGTATACACTATCTCACACACGTGATTTACATCGAAATCTTTTTGTGGCAATTTTACCCTCTACCTACTTACTATCTCGAATTTTAACCAAGTTTACGAGCCGTATTCATTGGAACGTTGGGATTACGTatagggtgtgcctatgtctcagttgactgaaattttcttaagtctcagtcaactcagaaaagtgcaactacaattcaaagaaaagtgcaactcggttcagttgcacatttctgtcagaaaagtgcaattgcacttttttaacagaaaagtgcaactcaaagcatattattataagtgacttagacttaagaaaatctcagttgactgagacatagcaaaacctttACGTATATACTGGAGTATCTCACACGCGATTTACATCGAAATCTTTTTGTGGCAATCTTACCCTCTACCTAGTTATTACTATCTCGAATGGTTCATTGGAATGTTGGGATTACGTATACACTGAGTATCTCACACTCTGGCTAGTCATTAAACCATTCTTAATTTCTTACGATATCCTCTTGGATCCTCAGCTGAAGCTGGCAGATTGACCTGTATCCCCTAAAGATGGCAAGGCCGTAACGGCCATAATTGCAGCGTCCTCTCTGGCAGTGGTAGTAACATTTCCAGCACAGTGGTAGTAACATTTCCAGCACATCGCGACCGAGCGAACCGGGCTCGACAAGTCGACCGGCAGCAGCAGGCATCGCCCTACCCCGACCGGCCCGACCGCGCAAACTGGGTCCGGGACTGAACAGGCGAGCAGCCGTGGTACGCGTACACGCCTGGCCTGTACCAATTCATAGGCTCCTCCGACGACCCGGCCAGTCGTTTCCCACCGTTCTCCGCGATAGCGACTTGCCCGTCATCGGCAGCATAGCAGCGGAAAAAGAAATCTATTTTAAACCTAGACTCATAAGTACTGTTTGATTATAGGAATTTCAAAGGAAATTTGAAGGATTCTTACCTGTAGAATTTTGTTTTCCATAGTGACCACTTAATTCAAAGGAATAGACCCTCCAAAATTTATATGGATTGTTTTCTATACTGCAATTCTATATGAATTCTAATAAAAGGTTAGATCTCTTAGAAAattttcttgcaaaaaaaaaagatcccTTAGAAAATTTCTTGTGTCTATGACAACTATGACATGTACTCAATCTATATAAAAAAATCCTATGGTTTTTCTGTGATGCAACCAAAGATGTCTGCAACTAATTTCTacgtttttcatttttataagaTTTCATATGTCATGACATACTATTCTTGCATTCCCTTTCCTTATTCCTACCTTTTTCAAATCCATTGAATCAAACAAGCCCATAAAGGTTAGGAATGAGCCTCAACTTGAAATCTCATTCGTTTGTAACCTGAGCTGACCATCGTTTGTAACCTGAACCTACCGATTTTAGCCTAAATTGAACCCAAAAGCTATTTGGTGTACCGGGAAAGCAACCATCCTGATTGGGATTATAGGCTACTCTGTGAGTGGGACAAGGTAGAATATTCATCTTTTTTCTCAAATTGTTTTCCTCATTCCCTCCCAATGGATCTTGAACAAGCGGACCGTGGCGTGGGACAAGTGCCGACGATGGGCGTGTTGCACTGCATAGGGCGGCCCGATGACTCAGCCATGGCGGCAGCCCGCGGGACACCTTGTAGGCGCCTCgttatgttcctcctcctttagcATCTCTTCCATGGTGTTTGGAGTCACTGCTCGAGAGCCACCCTCGGGAGTCACCACGTGCACAACGCCATTGTCGGTGTTTGGAGTCATGGCGCTCCACATACATGACACCACCATCGGCAACTTGGTCGGATGTGCCGATGTGCTACTTTACGTGGGGATCCTCTACGGCAGAGGATCGATCGAAACGAGGAGAAAAAATATTAAATGGAGAAAGGATAGAGGCAACGTGCAATCCTTAAGCCGTCAGTGGCACATCGCATGGTGGTGGATAATGTGATGAGAAGTGCATAAAGATTAAAGGAGGGAGAGGGATAGGAGGAGGAGGGGCTGTTCAGAGAGATGGGAAGCTCAGGGGAAGCTGGAGGGCGTGATGAAGGAGATAGAGCGTGTGAGAGGAAAAACACGTCATTTTTTTTGAACTCCGGGAGGGGTCTAGAAGACCCCAGATTTTGTATTATAAAAGTGGCAGGTACAAAGTTTTGCAAAAAACCCCTTATACAACACTCGCACTAAGAACCTAGAATATGAAGAAAGGGGCTTGCACTTTACAAAGAACACCCTACAAATTAACATATCAAAGCAATGTAGGGCCTGGGTGTCTCTGCCACGCGACGCCGGCGTCCTCCAGGCGTTGCCGTCGAGGAATAAGAGCAGATAGCTCGTTGGCTGCCTTCCGGCGCTGATCTTCTGCCAACAGCCAACGTTGAGCCACCGGGGACAAGACCACTTGGTAGCAAAACGTCGCCGAGCTTCCGCCGCAGAAGAGAAGAAGGCCTCCTCAATGGACGTTGCAGTAATGCCGCCATGCCGACAAGAAATAGCTGAGGCAGTGCTGCCTCTAGCTTTGAACACCACAGAAACGAGATTAAGTCCACGAGCTGATCCAATCCAGCAGGAAAAAACCGCCGGCCTCCAGATCTCGTTCACACCACCAAGGCCAGAAAGAGATAGAGGCATCAGCAACAGATCACCAATAGATTGAAGCAGCAGCCGCTTATTAAGAAAAGCCTCGCCGGCAGGGCAAACTCCGGCCAACCACCACCATGGTGATATGGAGGAGAGCCTTGTCGGCCGCCGATTGACGCCGCGGAAGAGCGCCATAATCAGAAGCCTTGAAAGGAAGGAAGAAGGGAACTTATTAAAGAGGAAGCCCAGCACCCATCCCCATCTCCAGCACGCCTCCTGCCACCGGAACCGACCGTCGATGAAGAGGATAGCCAGGAACGCCCATATCCGTCCCACAAGATCTGGTCTCCATCCTCAGGCATATCGCCAAGACACGGCATCAAGCCAACAACTAAAACCTATACTACAACCGGCACCTCTCCCCCACCTCCTCCGAGCGGCATCTCCGCCGGCGAGGGCTTCGGGTTGGCCCGGGGCGAGGAGGTCGACTCTCGAGGTGGGTAGGAACGAGAGCCTTCCAGAGAGGGGGAGAAAGAACGGAAAGAAAAACGCGTCATGAAAAGGTCAACTTGTAGAGAATAGGGCCAAACCATAGCAATGTAGTTTACTTATTTAATGTTTCATTATTAATATTATTTTGTGTTATGAGACTTGAGTTCTCTTCACGCCTTGGAGGGTGTGGCTTAACTATAATTACACACGGCTACTCAGAACAACCTTGTGGTGGATGCCAATAGTGGAATCATGTGTTCTAGACGGGTGGATGCTCATATTGCAAACATAAGACAATATGGAACGACGAGATGCAGTTCATACATATATGTGATTCCAAATGAGCAGTAGAAGGGGTGATGAGGTAGCCTGGAGACGATGATTGATATAGATAGAAGATAAAATACCATATGGAGTACCTAAGAAGGCATCAATGATGCCGAGACTCGTCAACAGTAGTTGATTGGGTAGCGGGACAAGGGGTATATGCTATCTCAGAGATTGAGGGTGTGAAGATGCACTATTTCCTTAATTTTGTGATACAATCGGAAGTTCGAGTTGAAGTATTTCTCTAAATTATGAATTTATGATTAAACAATGGAATTCATTCGTGATTTAATAATTATCACGGTCTAGCTTTGTGCTTTTAGTGTTTGAATGAATTTCACTAAATCACGATCATGATAGGGAGGTAGACATGGACTCACCTCGTCAATGTCAACGTTACATGATATTCTGACCGTTTCATGTATATTTTTTTCTTGACCTATAAAGATATTGTGGCAATGCTTATGCCCGTGGAACTTACCTTTCGCCACTCATTGCATTTATGATGATGACAATG includes these proteins:
- the LOC124678804 gene encoding uncharacterized protein LOC124678804 — protein: MSLSEKLEAARVALGKRKERELQAQLQQMGPTPSPATAKAKAELSTKPVGNKLLAGNLAHEFLTRGTVLGRRIEPAPAAPGRRIEPAWQPARPEPEPKRRYAEVSWLLMANGAHIPGVVNPTQLAHWLQIKD